A part of Geothrix oryzae genomic DNA contains:
- the moaA gene encoding GTP 3',8-cyclase MoaA, with amino-acid sequence MLPPFPLPPTSQPPRMLRLKDGLKDGLDRGITYLRVSVTEQCNLACVYCKPRTGALERAEPPVMSRNEVVQLVKVFTRLGIRKVRLTGGEPLMRRDLETLVAGISPEVEGRVHLTTNGIHLARRARGLRDAGLCGVNVSLDAAERGAFERLTGKDGLAKVLAGLEAARAAGLKAKLNAVVLRGWNDDQILPLARLARTEGIQVRFIEFMPYQGNGWGKDQFMPADEILRTVQEGLGTGLEEEPVVGLEEGPARIFRLSGSEGKVGVISTLSADFCDRCNRVRLTSRGELKACLFGNKPVGLLEPLRNHASHEELAHLIRQALTEKLDCHPMRRGQTPEFAQGMWQVGG; translated from the coding sequence GTGCTTCCCCCCTTCCCCTTACCGCCGACCAGCCAGCCCCCCCGCATGCTGCGGCTCAAGGACGGTCTCAAGGATGGCCTGGACCGGGGCATCACCTACCTGCGCGTGTCGGTGACGGAGCAGTGCAACCTGGCCTGCGTCTACTGCAAGCCGCGGACCGGCGCCCTCGAGCGCGCCGAGCCCCCGGTCATGAGCCGCAACGAAGTGGTGCAACTGGTGAAGGTGTTCACCCGCCTGGGCATCCGCAAGGTCCGGCTCACCGGCGGCGAGCCCCTGATGCGCCGCGACCTGGAGACCCTCGTGGCGGGCATCAGCCCCGAGGTGGAGGGCCGCGTGCACCTCACCACCAACGGCATCCACCTGGCCCGCCGGGCCCGGGGCCTGCGCGATGCCGGACTCTGCGGGGTGAATGTGAGCCTGGACGCCGCGGAACGCGGCGCCTTCGAGCGCCTCACAGGGAAGGATGGCCTCGCCAAGGTGCTCGCGGGCCTCGAGGCCGCGCGGGCCGCGGGTCTCAAGGCCAAGCTGAACGCCGTGGTGCTGCGGGGCTGGAACGACGACCAGATCCTCCCCCTGGCGCGCCTCGCCCGGACCGAGGGGATCCAGGTCCGCTTCATCGAGTTCATGCCCTACCAGGGCAATGGCTGGGGCAAGGACCAGTTCATGCCCGCCGACGAGATCCTCCGCACGGTCCAGGAAGGCCTGGGCACCGGGCTGGAGGAAGAGCCCGTCGTGGGCCTGGAGGAGGGCCCCGCGCGGATCTTCCGCCTGTCCGGGAGCGAAGGCAAGGTGGGCGTCATCTCCACCCTCAGCGCCGATTTCTGCGACCGCTGCAACCGCGTGCGCCTCACCAGCCGCGGGGAGCTGAAGGCCTGCCTCTTCGGGAACAAGCCCGTGGGCCTGCTGGAGCCCCTGCGGAACCACGCCTCCCACGAGGAACTCGCCCACCTCATCCGCCAGGCCCTCACCGAGAAACTGGACTGCCACCCCATGCGCCGCGGACAGACGCCCGAGTTCGCCCAAGGCATGTGGCAGGTCGGCGGATGA
- the mobA gene encoding molybdenum cofactor guanylyltransferase, translating to MTSGEAGLLLLSGGRSRRMGAAKHALAHPEGGTWGGHLARVFESVFPGAPIRVLGAPLSDRPDLPVFDDPRQGPAAALRTWALTEAASPRRWWVVACDQVRWTPERLAAWARRAEAADPEATRWVLAQHGGHLQPLGGWLPDRFRPRLAAAPHRSLMALTEALPHLLLPCDGPEWIDVDTPEERQEFEAENQSDRQSGR from the coding sequence ATGACCTCCGGAGAGGCCGGCCTGCTGCTCCTGAGCGGGGGGCGCAGCCGCCGCATGGGCGCCGCCAAGCACGCGCTGGCGCACCCGGAGGGAGGCACCTGGGGGGGGCACCTCGCGCGGGTCTTCGAGTCCGTGTTTCCAGGAGCGCCGATCCGGGTGCTCGGCGCCCCGCTGTCCGACCGGCCCGACCTGCCGGTCTTCGACGACCCCCGCCAGGGGCCGGCTGCGGCCCTGCGGACCTGGGCTTTGACCGAGGCCGCCTCGCCCCGGCGGTGGTGGGTGGTGGCCTGCGACCAGGTGCGCTGGACTCCGGAACGGCTCGCAGCCTGGGCGCGGCGGGCCGAAGCCGCGGATCCCGAGGCCACCCGCTGGGTGCTGGCGCAGCACGGGGGCCATCTCCAGCCCCTCGGCGGGTGGCTCCCGGACCGTTTCCGGCCCCGCCTCGCCGCCGCGCCGCATCGGTCCCTCATGGCCCTGACGGAAGCCCTGCCCCATCTCCTCCTGCCCTGTGACGGGCCCGAGTGGATCGATGTGGACACCCCGGAAGAGCGGCAGGAGTTCGAGGCGGAAAACCAGTCCGACCGCCAGTCCGGCCGCTAG
- a CDS encoding (2Fe-2S) ferredoxin domain-containing protein yields MDESRSLPTPEQDAAVTPVMGPALKRQVLVCTSKSCSANGSEAVLEAFKAHLIDEGLLFYKGNREGEVQCLHCGSVGFCAIGPAVLVYPDGIWYAHVTPADVPEIIESHLKGGVPVERLVRKRLG; encoded by the coding sequence ATGGATGAATCCCGTTCCCTCCCCACGCCCGAGCAGGATGCCGCCGTGACCCCCGTGATGGGCCCGGCGCTGAAGCGGCAGGTGCTGGTGTGCACCTCCAAGAGTTGCTCCGCCAACGGCTCCGAGGCGGTGCTGGAAGCCTTCAAGGCCCACCTGATCGACGAGGGGCTGCTGTTCTACAAGGGCAACCGGGAGGGCGAGGTGCAGTGCCTGCACTGTGGCTCCGTGGGCTTCTGCGCCATCGGTCCCGCGGTGCTCGTCTACCCCGATGGCATCTGGTACGCCCATGTCACGCCCGCGGATGTGCCCGAAATCATCGAAAGCCACCTGAAGGGCGGCGTGCCGGTGGAGCGGCTGGTGCGCAAGCGCCTGGGCTAG
- a CDS encoding c-type cytochrome, which translates to MRNTLKLLAVVAALSASLAAQGGSDTKGKFFFKKNCKSCHAPGGSAKEITPLSKTQAQWKAYFAAGKHKKGAEKLDGLLKPEQVKDVQTFLVNHASDSPQPETCGG; encoded by the coding sequence ATGCGGAACACCCTGAAGCTCCTCGCCGTGGTCGCGGCGCTATCGGCCTCGCTGGCCGCCCAGGGCGGCAGCGACACCAAGGGCAAGTTCTTCTTCAAGAAGAACTGCAAGTCCTGCCACGCCCCGGGCGGCAGCGCCAAGGAGATCACGCCCCTCTCCAAGACCCAGGCCCAGTGGAAGGCCTACTTCGCCGCAGGCAAGCACAAGAAGGGCGCCGAGAAGCTCGACGGCCTGCTGAAGCCCGAGCAGGTCAAGGATGTCCAGACCTTCCTCGTGAACCACGCCTCCGACTCCCCGCAGCCCGAAACCTGCGGCGGCTGA
- a CDS encoding DUF3373 family protein, whose amino-acid sequence MKPSRIMLALVAMLAPAALSAQSNEDLQKQIEQLKTQLKAIEEKAATAQEVDARLVKVETKVAGDNIQWGGDLRTRFESSEWHFKPYQQFMGFAQSAGYPGPLPPGYAYPFVPLTQNSPAQDWTNSVQWSTRLRLKLGITINEHAKIMGRLTMYKVHGGADVPTFNGSPNTVQNSFNSAKVPGTDVLRVERASLVYDFPVGVLSIGRQNTSDGPPFEVKDGVERQATPQALAVNAMVDGIGFKFHLDKLGLPEGTLLGLCYGVGYESGFGGGGNVKASAAPVGFNFTNVNWTPQGPNASAATLQVASIGPLKDSTVLGAMYDMPLLFQIGDTVSSTNLYIGYNRMGNLTDIPFGSTNNFPVPAMPGMGGMPAIQYVTATNNLGDIDQWTATWKHKVGDSFTYFASYGHIKSLPNGKMSQYGAYWTMPAAFGGQTQQLAGFGGLLGDANKSQTASAYYVGMRWDATEKLGFGAEFNHGSPRWWTYSPATGEATEKLGTRGDVWEGYIHWQFAKNAAFRLGFLDYKYSHAFSGWHISPGPSMPGQSWEDAYDLNKNPMLQYGFPASVKSTYASIEVKF is encoded by the coding sequence ATGAAACCCTCCCGCATCATGCTCGCCCTGGTCGCCATGCTGGCACCCGCGGCCCTGAGCGCCCAGTCCAACGAGGATCTGCAGAAGCAGATCGAACAGCTCAAGACGCAGCTGAAGGCCATCGAGGAGAAGGCCGCCACCGCGCAGGAAGTCGATGCCCGCCTGGTCAAGGTCGAGACCAAGGTCGCCGGCGACAACATCCAGTGGGGCGGCGATCTCCGCACCCGCTTCGAGTCCAGCGAGTGGCACTTCAAGCCCTACCAGCAGTTCATGGGCTTCGCCCAGAGCGCCGGCTATCCCGGCCCCCTGCCTCCGGGCTACGCGTACCCCTTCGTGCCCCTCACACAGAATTCCCCCGCCCAGGACTGGACCAACTCCGTCCAGTGGTCCACCCGTCTGCGCCTCAAGCTCGGCATCACCATCAACGAGCACGCCAAGATCATGGGCCGCCTGACGATGTACAAGGTCCACGGCGGCGCGGATGTCCCCACCTTCAACGGCTCGCCCAACACCGTCCAGAACTCCTTCAACAGCGCCAAGGTGCCGGGCACGGATGTACTCCGCGTCGAGCGCGCCAGCCTCGTCTACGACTTCCCGGTGGGCGTCCTCTCCATCGGCCGCCAGAACACCTCGGACGGCCCCCCGTTTGAAGTGAAGGATGGCGTGGAGCGCCAGGCCACCCCGCAGGCCCTGGCCGTGAATGCCATGGTGGATGGCATCGGCTTCAAGTTCCACCTCGACAAGCTCGGCCTTCCCGAAGGAACGCTGCTGGGCCTCTGCTACGGCGTGGGCTACGAGTCCGGCTTCGGTGGCGGCGGCAATGTGAAGGCCAGCGCGGCCCCCGTGGGCTTCAACTTCACCAATGTGAACTGGACGCCCCAGGGCCCCAATGCCTCGGCCGCCACCCTGCAGGTCGCCAGCATCGGTCCCCTCAAGGACAGCACCGTGCTGGGCGCCATGTACGACATGCCCCTGCTCTTCCAGATCGGGGACACGGTCAGCAGCACGAACCTCTACATCGGCTACAACCGCATGGGTAATCTCACGGACATCCCCTTCGGCAGCACCAACAACTTCCCCGTGCCCGCCATGCCCGGCATGGGCGGCATGCCCGCCATCCAATATGTCACCGCCACCAACAACCTGGGCGACATCGACCAGTGGACCGCCACCTGGAAGCATAAGGTCGGCGACAGCTTCACCTACTTCGCCAGCTACGGCCACATCAAGAGCCTGCCCAACGGGAAGATGAGCCAGTACGGCGCCTATTGGACCATGCCCGCGGCCTTCGGCGGCCAGACCCAGCAGCTCGCCGGCTTCGGCGGCCTCCTGGGCGACGCCAACAAGAGCCAGACCGCCAGCGCCTACTATGTGGGCATGCGCTGGGATGCCACCGAGAAGCTCGGCTTCGGCGCCGAGTTCAACCACGGGTCCCCGCGCTGGTGGACCTACAGCCCCGCCACCGGGGAAGCCACCGAGAAGCTCGGCACCCGCGGCGATGTGTGGGAAGGCTACATCCACTGGCAGTTCGCCAAGAACGCCGCCTTCCGCCTGGGCTTCCTGGACTACAAGTACAGCCACGCCTTCAGCGGGTGGCACATCAGCCCCGGGCCCTCCATGCCCGGCCAGAGCTGGGAAGATGCCTACGACCTGAACAAGAACCCGATGCTGCAGTACGGCTTCCCCGCCTCGGTGAAGTCCACCTACGCCTCCATCGAGGTCAAGTTCTAG
- a CDS encoding molybdopterin-dependent oxidoreductase, which yields MGTTRMDRRLFLKAAGATAAGAVTASQAGCLRYFKKGRTASDDRREVPTTCELCPNKCSAIAVVEGGLVKKLNPNPENPKSRDMLCARGNAAIKQVYDPDRLKQPMIRVGARGEGKWKPVSWDEAFDFAAKKLAEAKSKYGPESTLWSSTEGFQEVFFKNLGLAFGSPNLVRHPTLCLASVNLAYSATFGTVPSFDLLNSKFVIMSGANRFESIITPDTMDLIGGVMERKAKLVYLDPRFTVTAAKADEWYPIKPGTDLAFILAMIHVIIKENRHSKDFVAAYTTGFDQLVEHVKPYTPEWAEQETEIPAKDIIRIAREFSDAAPRALYYAGRRSSWYQNDFQMRRAQAILNAIVGNWDQPGGMVPNAKLPKGEFLFMPWDEPKAPRVDEIEKHFPLAAKGDGVYLKLRENVLSGKPYPIKAWMVYKQDPLNAMPDQAKTMKMIEQMDFIGVIDVQMSDMAWYADVVFPESAYLERTDPVEVMPGIWPAVVYRQQVVKPIHDTKPNLDIVQGLAKRLGLSDYFDYTIEQWVEAEFKELPIPMAAEHMKKHGVWAASGQPSYGKTLTPDHRFVTKTGKIELFSERLQEAGHDPLPVYAAPVQPPGDRFRLILGRVGYFTHANQSNNVWLNEFMKENDLWINPKPAERLGIKTGSTLTVTSSVGSVKLKARVTEEIRPDCVFMLHGFGKKSKMQSLVYQVGASDAVILETAWDKVSGNAAFHETFVKVANA from the coding sequence ATGGGAACCACTCGCATGGACCGCCGCCTGTTCCTGAAGGCCGCCGGCGCCACCGCCGCCGGAGCCGTCACCGCCAGCCAGGCGGGATGCCTCCGGTATTTCAAGAAGGGCCGGACGGCTTCCGACGACCGCCGGGAAGTCCCGACGACCTGTGAGCTGTGCCCCAACAAATGCTCGGCCATCGCCGTGGTCGAGGGGGGCCTCGTCAAGAAGCTGAATCCCAATCCCGAGAACCCGAAGTCCCGCGACATGCTGTGCGCCCGCGGCAACGCGGCCATCAAGCAGGTCTACGATCCCGACCGCCTCAAACAGCCCATGATCCGCGTGGGCGCCCGCGGCGAAGGCAAGTGGAAACCCGTGAGCTGGGACGAGGCCTTCGATTTCGCTGCCAAGAAGCTGGCGGAAGCCAAGTCGAAGTACGGCCCCGAAAGCACCCTCTGGTCCTCCACCGAGGGCTTCCAGGAAGTCTTCTTCAAGAACCTGGGCCTGGCCTTCGGCTCGCCCAACCTCGTGCGCCACCCCACCCTCTGCCTGGCCTCGGTGAACCTGGCCTACAGCGCCACCTTCGGAACCGTCCCCAGCTTCGACCTGCTCAACAGCAAGTTCGTCATCATGTCCGGCGCGAACCGCTTCGAGAGCATCATCACGCCCGACACCATGGATCTCATCGGCGGCGTGATGGAGCGCAAGGCCAAGCTGGTCTACCTCGATCCCCGCTTCACCGTCACCGCGGCCAAGGCCGACGAGTGGTACCCCATCAAGCCCGGCACCGACCTCGCGTTCATCCTCGCGATGATTCATGTGATCATCAAAGAGAACCGCCACAGCAAGGATTTCGTCGCCGCCTACACCACCGGCTTCGACCAGCTGGTCGAGCATGTGAAGCCCTACACCCCCGAGTGGGCCGAGCAGGAAACCGAGATCCCGGCGAAGGACATCATCCGCATCGCCCGCGAGTTCTCCGATGCCGCGCCGCGCGCCCTCTACTACGCCGGCCGGCGGTCCTCGTGGTACCAGAACGACTTCCAGATGCGCCGCGCCCAGGCCATCCTCAACGCCATCGTGGGCAACTGGGACCAGCCCGGCGGCATGGTGCCCAACGCCAAGCTGCCCAAGGGCGAGTTCCTCTTCATGCCCTGGGACGAGCCCAAAGCGCCTCGCGTGGACGAGATCGAAAAGCACTTCCCCCTGGCCGCCAAGGGCGACGGTGTCTACCTGAAGCTGCGCGAGAATGTGCTCAGCGGGAAGCCCTACCCCATCAAGGCCTGGATGGTCTACAAGCAGGATCCCCTGAACGCCATGCCCGACCAGGCCAAGACGATGAAGATGATCGAGCAGATGGACTTCATCGGCGTGATCGACGTCCAGATGAGCGACATGGCCTGGTATGCCGATGTGGTCTTCCCCGAGAGCGCCTACCTGGAGCGCACGGATCCGGTGGAAGTGATGCCCGGCATCTGGCCCGCCGTCGTCTACCGCCAGCAGGTGGTGAAACCCATCCACGACACCAAGCCGAACCTCGACATCGTCCAGGGCCTGGCCAAGCGGTTGGGCCTCAGCGACTACTTCGACTACACCATCGAGCAGTGGGTGGAGGCGGAGTTCAAGGAGCTGCCCATCCCCATGGCCGCCGAACACATGAAGAAGCACGGCGTGTGGGCCGCCAGCGGCCAGCCCAGCTACGGCAAGACCCTGACGCCCGACCATCGCTTCGTCACCAAGACCGGCAAGATCGAGCTCTTCTCGGAGCGCCTCCAGGAGGCCGGCCATGACCCGCTGCCCGTCTACGCCGCGCCGGTCCAGCCGCCCGGCGACCGCTTCCGCCTCATCCTCGGCCGCGTGGGCTACTTCACCCACGCCAACCAGTCGAACAATGTCTGGCTGAACGAGTTCATGAAGGAGAACGACCTCTGGATCAACCCGAAGCCCGCCGAGCGCCTCGGGATCAAGACCGGCTCCACCCTCACGGTCACCAGCAGTGTGGGCAGCGTGAAGCTCAAGGCCCGCGTCACGGAGGAGATCCGCCCCGACTGCGTGTTCATGCTCCACGGCTTCGGCAAGAAGTCGAAGATGCAGAGCCTGGTCTACCAGGTGGGCGCCAGCGATGCGGTGATCCTCGAGACCGCCTGGGACAAGGTGTCGGGCAATGCCGCCTTCCACGAAACCTTCGTCAAAGTCGCGAACGCCTGA
- a CDS encoding 4Fe-4S dicluster domain-containing protein: MAIKKKRYALVIDSRKCINCKACAVACKAENEVPIGNFRNWINEDRQGEYPKLRIDFEPEQCHHCEHPSCVRVCPTGASWQRKDGIVLVNDDECIGCRYCMIACPYDARYFHEASGTVHKCTLCSHRIDKGTIPACVETCPSKVRVFGDLEDPASRVHELLATRRYRVKEPQTGNGPQLYYLL; encoded by the coding sequence ATGGCCATCAAGAAGAAGCGCTACGCCCTCGTCATCGACTCGCGGAAATGCATCAACTGCAAAGCCTGCGCTGTCGCATGCAAGGCCGAGAACGAGGTTCCGATCGGGAACTTCCGCAACTGGATCAACGAAGACCGGCAGGGGGAATACCCCAAGCTCCGCATCGACTTCGAGCCGGAGCAGTGCCACCACTGCGAGCATCCCTCCTGCGTGCGGGTCTGCCCCACCGGGGCCTCCTGGCAGCGCAAGGACGGCATCGTGCTCGTGAACGATGACGAGTGCATCGGCTGCCGCTACTGCATGATCGCCTGCCCCTACGACGCCCGCTACTTCCACGAGGCGAGCGGCACGGTCCACAAGTGCACCCTCTGCAGCCACCGGATCGACAAGGGCACCATTCCGGCCTGCGTGGAGACCTGCCCCTCCAAGGTGCGCGTCTTCGGCGACCTGGAGGATCCCGCCAGCCGGGTACACGAACTGCTCGCCACGCGGCGCTACCGCGTGAAGGAACCCCAGACGGGCAACGGCCCCCAACTCTATTACCTGCTCTAG
- the nrfD gene encoding NrfD/PsrC family molybdoenzyme membrane anchor subunit produces the protein MHEFNWGLLIVVYLFLGGLSAGLFFAAGLANYLEVDGQPAYPRIARMGALLAPWPVAIGSALLILDLGNWYRFYKLFMHFRWESPMSIGSWLLTLFTVIAFVYAFAWLPGDWRQKLFSQVPPAWKQVHRLNVDLSAHRKTLAMIGFPFAIGVGIYTGVLLGAVSARPFWNTNLVAQMFLFSALSSGAAALLLAMVLDRRNPIEAHETKFLITLDIVFIVLELFIILPYLIHGTLSVLAVKQALWLILGGPYTVVFWVFFLGLGLLTPLGIEVYELAPSLLKGHTFHGSRNLALAASGLVLFGGFLLRYIFVYAGQVSSFHKMGMLH, from the coding sequence ATGCACGAGTTCAACTGGGGCCTCCTCATCGTGGTCTACCTGTTCCTCGGCGGCCTGTCCGCCGGGCTCTTCTTCGCCGCGGGCCTCGCCAACTACCTAGAGGTGGACGGCCAGCCCGCCTACCCCCGCATCGCCCGCATGGGGGCCCTGCTGGCGCCCTGGCCCGTGGCCATCGGCTCGGCCCTGCTCATCCTCGACCTGGGCAACTGGTACCGCTTCTACAAGCTGTTCATGCACTTCCGCTGGGAGAGCCCCATGTCCATCGGCAGCTGGCTCCTCACCCTCTTCACGGTGATCGCCTTCGTCTACGCCTTCGCCTGGCTGCCCGGGGACTGGCGGCAGAAGCTGTTCAGCCAGGTGCCGCCCGCCTGGAAGCAGGTCCACCGCCTGAATGTGGACCTCTCGGCCCACCGGAAGACCCTTGCCATGATCGGCTTCCCCTTCGCCATCGGCGTGGGCATCTACACCGGCGTGCTGCTGGGTGCCGTGTCCGCGCGCCCCTTCTGGAACACCAACCTGGTGGCCCAGATGTTCCTGTTCTCAGCCCTCTCCAGCGGTGCGGCGGCCCTGCTGCTGGCCATGGTGCTCGACCGGCGCAACCCCATCGAGGCCCACGAAACCAAGTTCCTCATCACCCTGGACATCGTGTTCATCGTGCTGGAGCTCTTCATCATCCTGCCCTACCTCATCCACGGGACGCTCTCCGTGCTGGCCGTGAAGCAGGCCCTCTGGCTCATCCTGGGCGGCCCGTACACAGTCGTGTTCTGGGTCTTCTTCCTGGGCCTGGGGCTCCTCACGCCGCTGGGCATCGAGGTCTACGAGCTGGCCCCCAGCCTGCTCAAGGGGCACACCTTCCACGGCAGCCGGAACCTCGCCCTGGCCGCCTCGGGGCTCGTGCTCTTCGGCGGCTTCCTGCTGCGCTACATCTTCGTCTACGCTGGCCAGGTGAGCAGCTTCCACAAGATGGGGATGCTGCACTGA
- a CDS encoding molecular chaperone TorD family protein, translating into MSLARLADLAQILAEAFLEPEADLKEALGELRDGQPADALTGPLERMTRQALAPEEQPVEYARLFLHAKDADTIHLFESVQTRGHLMAPEVLGPLQALYDEADISLQEDLTVPPDHLGLELACLSFLLGQVIEGDLAERDQFVALARRLLRDHLRPFVQVVVEQLPQVAAHPYYLAAGELAAALLPETEKALAEI; encoded by the coding sequence ATGTCGCTCGCACGCCTGGCGGACCTCGCCCAGATCCTCGCGGAAGCCTTCCTGGAACCCGAGGCCGATCTGAAGGAGGCCCTGGGGGAGCTGCGGGACGGCCAGCCCGCAGATGCGCTCACCGGGCCCCTGGAGCGGATGACCCGACAGGCCCTGGCGCCGGAGGAGCAGCCCGTGGAATACGCGCGGCTCTTCCTCCACGCCAAGGATGCGGACACCATCCACCTCTTCGAGTCCGTCCAGACCCGGGGCCACCTCATGGCCCCCGAAGTGCTCGGTCCCCTCCAGGCCCTCTACGACGAGGCCGACATCAGCCTCCAGGAGGATCTCACCGTCCCCCCGGACCACCTGGGCCTGGAACTCGCCTGCCTGAGCTTCCTCCTGGGGCAGGTGATCGAGGGGGATCTGGCGGAACGCGATCAGTTCGTGGCGCTGGCCCGGCGCCTCCTCCGGGACCACCTACGCCCCTTCGTTCAGGTCGTGGTCGAACAGCTGCCGCAGGTGGCCGCCCACCCCTACTACCTCGCTGCGGGGGAACTGGCGGCCGCCCTCCTGCCGGAAACCGAGAAGGCATTGGCAGAAATCTAG
- a CDS encoding sigma-54-dependent transcriptional regulator, whose amino-acid sequence MRAPITILLVDDEPGIRRSLGEALKDEGYQVVKAERGEQAIDLLHNPDGEGIQFMLLDVWLPGQDGLETLKQAKQIRPDLPVVMISGHASIDTALQATKLGAFDFLEKPIDLDRLLLVTGNALRQSQLERENQRLLAEVESGRFFLADSPAMKRLMADVALVAPTEGRVLLTGENGSGKEEVARLLHLQSPRKEAPFIEVNCAAIPEELIESELFGHQKGAFTGAVRDQKGKFREADGGTLFLDEVGDMSLKTQAKVLRALQEGRVEPVGGGGAVGVDVRVIAATNKDLASEITRGRFREDLYFRLAVVPLRIPPLRERPEDILPLAEAFISRIGRQYGRPPKHLGPEAKDTLLRHDWPGNVRELKNLMERAVILGRGNEIGPRDLGPLAARHLAEQDPFSFPEFPSLKEARDWFEAQYLQREMRLQNGNMTRVAERVGVDRSNLYKRLKALGIEPRES is encoded by the coding sequence ATGCGTGCCCCCATCACCATCCTCCTGGTGGATGACGAGCCGGGAATCCGGCGGTCCCTGGGCGAAGCCCTGAAGGACGAGGGCTATCAGGTGGTGAAGGCCGAGCGCGGCGAACAGGCCATCGACCTGCTGCACAACCCCGACGGCGAGGGCATCCAGTTCATGCTGCTGGATGTGTGGCTGCCAGGGCAGGATGGCCTGGAGACGCTGAAGCAGGCCAAGCAGATCCGCCCCGACCTGCCCGTGGTCATGATCTCGGGCCACGCCAGCATCGACACGGCCCTGCAGGCCACCAAGCTGGGCGCCTTCGACTTCCTCGAAAAGCCCATCGACCTAGACCGCCTGCTCCTGGTGACCGGCAACGCCCTCCGTCAATCCCAGCTGGAGCGAGAGAACCAGCGCCTGCTCGCCGAGGTGGAAAGCGGCCGCTTCTTCCTGGCGGACAGCCCCGCCATGAAGCGCCTCATGGCCGATGTGGCGCTGGTGGCGCCCACCGAGGGCCGCGTGCTCCTCACAGGCGAGAACGGCAGCGGCAAGGAGGAGGTGGCCCGCCTGTTGCATCTGCAGAGCCCACGCAAAGAGGCCCCCTTCATCGAAGTGAACTGCGCGGCCATTCCCGAAGAGCTCATCGAGAGCGAACTGTTCGGCCATCAGAAGGGCGCCTTCACCGGCGCCGTGCGCGACCAGAAGGGCAAGTTCCGCGAGGCGGACGGCGGCACCCTCTTCCTTGACGAGGTGGGCGACATGTCGCTGAAGACCCAGGCCAAGGTGCTGCGCGCCCTCCAGGAGGGCCGCGTGGAGCCGGTGGGCGGGGGCGGCGCCGTGGGCGTGGATGTGCGCGTGATCGCCGCCACCAACAAGGATCTGGCCAGCGAGATCACCCGGGGCCGCTTCCGGGAGGACCTCTACTTCCGGCTGGCCGTGGTGCCGTTGCGCATCCCTCCCCTGCGGGAGCGTCCCGAGGACATCCTGCCCCTGGCCGAGGCCTTCATCAGCCGCATCGGCCGCCAGTACGGCCGACCCCCCAAGCACCTGGGCCCCGAGGCCAAGGACACCCTGCTGCGCCACGACTGGCCCGGCAATGTGCGCGAGCTGAAGAACCTCATGGAGCGCGCCGTCATCCTGGGCCGCGGCAACGAGATCGGCCCCCGCGACCTAGGCCCTCTCGCCGCGCGCCATCTCGCGGAGCAGGACCCCTTCTCCTTCCCGGAATTCCCCAGCCTGAAAGAGGCCCGCGACTGGTTCGAGGCCCAATACCTCCAGCGGGAGATGCGCCTCCAGAACGGCAACATGACCCGCGTGGCCGAGCGCGTGGGCGTGGACCGCTCCAACCTCTACAAGCGCCTCAAGGCCCTGGGCATCGAGCCCAGGGAGAGCTAG
- a CDS encoding helix-turn-helix domain-containing protein — MTDKKWFKIGEAASLIGVGPKDLRYWEEVIPDIKPRRSKGNLRYYHVDELPRLKRIKAWLAEGLTVADCAELLAHGHLVQRLDLGLEADELPAAPVQKPKAAFPRLLRTSSDLQPILKSVKALYERLSAPPKG, encoded by the coding sequence ATGACCGACAAGAAGTGGTTCAAGATCGGCGAAGCGGCTTCACTGATCGGCGTCGGCCCCAAGGACCTGCGCTACTGGGAGGAGGTCATCCCCGACATCAAGCCCCGGCGCAGCAAGGGCAACCTCCGCTACTACCATGTCGACGAGCTGCCGCGCCTGAAGCGCATCAAGGCCTGGCTGGCCGAGGGCCTCACCGTGGCCGACTGCGCCGAGCTGCTGGCCCACGGCCACCTGGTGCAGCGCCTGGACCTGGGTCTCGAGGCCGACGAGCTGCCCGCCGCCCCCGTCCAGAAGCCCAAGGCCGCCTTTCCCAGGCTCCTCCGCACCAGCTCCGACCTGCAGCCCATCCTCAAGTCCGTGAAGGCCCTGTACGAACGCCTGTCCGCGCCACCCAAAGGTTGA